Below is a window of Jonesiaceae bacterium BS-20 DNA.
TGCTTGAGTCCTGTTCGCACACCCTGACGGAAACTTGCTCCGGCCGTGGAATTGGCCTTGTTCAGGTACTTTGCGGTGCTGTCGGGAACGAGCAGGCCAGCGGTCTGCCCGGGACCGGCGGTGGTTACAGTCGCGGTCTCAAGAGGAGGGCCGCTCGCATCCGCCGCCTTGCGGCGGGCCAACAGCCTTGCCCAGAATCCTGGGGCTTTGGGTCGTTCGGGAGCGACCGGAATGTACCCGTGCACGGAAACCTCAACGGCCTCCCAGATCCGCTGATAAATGGGCCCGCCCACGGCAAGGGACAGGGACACAAACAGCGCCACGCATAACGCGAAGACGATAGCGATCAGGGCTACTCCGACAATGATCTCCGTGGCTGTTTGCGCGACCGAGGACCAGTTATTGGCAAATGGGGTTACCAGCTCTACGAGCCAGCGGATCTTCCAGATAACAGCGGTGAGTACGGTGCCCACCAGGGCAAAGGCGAGTAGTGCGGGCGCCATCCCCAAAAGCAGTAACCTTGGCCTACGCACCAGCCAGCGCACGGAATCCAGCAAGATGAACACCCCTAAGAGGGCACCGCGGCCCGCCCGGGTTGCTTCAAGAACCAAATCAGGGGTGTCGCTTGCGCGAACAGTGTTCTCGGGCAGGTTCACTATGAAATCCGTTTCATAAGACGAAGATTATCTGCCCAAGATAGCACTTTGCCGATTGCTAGTGGGCAGCCGGGAGGACCTCGCCCACGCTCACCCGGCGAGGGCGCAGATAACCGGTAGCAATGACTAGGTAACCGAACCCAAGAATGGCAAACATCGGGACAGAAACTCCGGTGTCAGGTAGGAACAGGGCGCATAGACCACCGGCGGACATGAACGCAATGTTGAACAACATGTCGTACAGGGTAAAGGCCCGGCCACGGAACTCATCAGGGGTGTCTTGCTGAATGATGGTGTCCAGAGAAACCTTGGCGCCCTGGGTGCCCACGCCGAGCAGGAATGACGTAATCAGCAGGGTGAAGGGGTTCAAATCGATCGCAACGATGAACTGCGCAATTGCACAGGTGACCATGGTGATAACAATCCAGGCGTGTTCCCCAAACCGTCCCGCGACAAGGGGTGACAACACGATAGCAACACCAAAGCCAAGCGCCGTAAACCCAATGATTTGGGCGAACGAGCCTAGCCCTGTGCCGTCTGGACCGGCATCGAAGTAATTACGGGACACCAAAATACAAGACACAAAAATCATGCCGTAAAGTAGCCGCATAAACGCCATGGATAGCAGCGCCTGAGCCGGTGTACGCAGCTCGGTCACGACCCGAATTGAAGCACCAAGGTCGTGCAAAATCTGGCGGACCGAAGGCTTATCAAACCCCTCTAGTTCATGCGGGGCCGGCCCCAAACGAGTGCGATCAAACCCGAGTGCGGCAATGATTGACGCAATAAAAATAACGATCGCGAGCGACAAGGTAGCGGCATCGCGTGATGCGCCAGCAGGAATAACCAAGCCCACTAGCAATCCCACCAGAGCGCCCACACCCGTGGCCGCAGCGCCGATAGTGGGCAAAATTGAGTTAGCCAGCAGCAACTGATCGCTGTCAACCACGCGCGGCAAACTAGCCCCAAGCGCGCTCAAAAGTAGACGGTTAATTGCCAGCGCGGCGAGAGCCAAAACATAGACGGCCAAGTTAATGCCGTAAAGCAGCAGAACCGCAACAAGGGCCACCGTCAAAACCACGCGGACGGCATCGGAAACTACAATTACGGTGCGCCGCTGCCACCGGTCTAGGAACACCCCAACAAAGGGACCGACAAAAGTATAGGGCGACAACATGACGAACAACGCAAGCGCAATCCCTTGAGGAGACCCCTGTGTCTGAGCGGAGAAAAAGAATAAGGTCGCAAGAGCAATCTGGAACAGTCCGTCGCCCGATTGGCACAGCAGACGAATGACAAAGAACCGTTTGAAATCCGGCGAAGCCAGCAGGGATTTCAAGGTAGACCGAGTGCTCATACACACCTAAAAACGAGGAAAACCGGGGTAGCCCGGAAGAAATTGGTCCGGTGGGACCTGACAAAGTATAGATGCGGAAGGGCCCAACGAACCATCAGATTCGTTGGGCCCTGCATAACATCACACGTTGCTGGTGATCGAGTGCTTCGTGCGTTACGCCCTAGCCGGGTACTCGCAAGCTCGTCCCCAACTAGCGCTGCACTTCCTAGCGCTCGATGGTGCCAGCAATGAATGCTTCGAGCTCCGCGCGACCATGAGTGTCTTCCATTTGTACTGGAGGGGACTTCATGAAGTAGGTCGATGCGGACAGGATCGGTCCACCAACGCCACGATCCAGAGCGATCTTGGCGGCACGTACCGCGTCGATGATGATTCCGGCCGAGTTAGGGGAGTCCCAAACCTCAAGCTTGTACTCGAGGTTCAATGGAACCTCACCGAACGCGCGACCTTCAAGGCGCACGTAAGCCCACTTACGGTCATCAAGCCAAGCTACGTAGTCTGATGGGCCAATGTGAACGTTGCGGTCTTCCTTCTTGCCAGCCAAAGGACCGGAAAGGTTGGACGTAACGGCCTGGGTCTTGGAGATCTTCTTGGACTCAAGGCGCTCGCGCTCG
It encodes the following:
- a CDS encoding EI24 domain-containing protein produces the protein MNLPENTVRASDTPDLVLEATRAGRGALLGVFILLDSVRWLVRRPRLLLLGMAPALLAFALVGTVLTAVIWKIRWLVELVTPFANNWSSVAQTATEIIVGVALIAIVFALCVALFVSLSLAVGGPIYQRIWEAVEVSVHGYIPVAPERPKAPGFWARLLARRKAADASGPPLETATVTTAGPGQTAGLLVPDSTAKYLNKANSTAGASFRQGVRTGLKQAGSFLWRSSKNFIITTALSLIPVVGSIAAIAFSQQLAIWALSFELSSRSFAAHGLSEEEQTKVLKRNRPTAYGFGLATHLSFMIPLGAVLFMPAAIVGSAKLAHTCLVEDPAASILDETL
- a CDS encoding MFS transporter, producing MSTRSTLKSLLASPDFKRFFVIRLLCQSGDGLFQIALATLFFFSAQTQGSPQGIALALFVMLSPYTFVGPFVGVFLDRWQRRTVIVVSDAVRVVLTVALVAVLLLYGINLAVYVLALAALAINRLLLSALGASLPRVVDSDQLLLANSILPTIGAAATGVGALVGLLVGLVIPAGASRDAATLSLAIVIFIASIIAALGFDRTRLGPAPHELEGFDKPSVRQILHDLGASIRVVTELRTPAQALLSMAFMRLLYGMIFVSCILVSRNYFDAGPDGTGLGSFAQIIGFTALGFGVAIVLSPLVAGRFGEHAWIVITMVTCAIAQFIVAIDLNPFTLLITSFLLGVGTQGAKVSLDTIIQQDTPDEFRGRAFTLYDMLFNIAFMSAGGLCALFLPDTGVSVPMFAILGFGYLVIATGYLRPRRVSVGEVLPAAH